One window from the genome of Candidatus Chlorohelix allophototropha encodes:
- a CDS encoding DUF1059 domain-containing protein encodes MSKEFHCRDMDMDCDFVMKGETNEEVSAGAFAHAAAVHPDVLASIPPEQMAGMQDLVISKIRDVEKVL; translated from the coding sequence ATGAGCAAAGAATTTCACTGCCGTGATATGGATATGGATTGCGATTTTGTGATGAAGGGCGAAACTAACGAGGAGGTGAGTGCTGGCGCGTTCGCACATGCTGCAGCCGTTCATCCCGATGTGCTGGCTAGTATTCCTCCAGAACAAATGGCGGGTATGCAAGACTTGGTTATCAGCAAAATCCGAGATGTGGAAAAAGTTCTCTAG
- a CDS encoding rubrerythrin family protein, translated as MANLQGTKTHENLKEAFAGESQANRRYLYFARAADVEGEPEIAALFRSVAEGETGHAFGHFDFLKEVGDPVTGEPVGDSAANLKSAIAGETYEYSEMYPGFAKTAREEGFAEVAEWLETLAKAEKSHAGRFTKGLANLGVD; from the coding sequence ATGGCTAATTTGCAAGGAACCAAAACCCACGAAAACTTAAAAGAAGCCTTTGCAGGCGAGTCGCAGGCAAACCGCCGCTATTTGTATTTCGCTCGTGCTGCCGATGTTGAAGGCGAGCCGGAAATTGCCGCGCTGTTCCGCTCAGTAGCCGAAGGCGAAACCGGACACGCTTTTGGTCACTTCGACTTCTTGAAGGAAGTGGGCGACCCGGTTACAGGTGAGCCTGTAGGCGATAGCGCTGCCAACCTGAAATCGGCAATCGCTGGAGAAACCTACGAATACAGCGAAATGTATCCCGGTTTTGCCAAAACTGCCCGCGAAGAAGGCTTTGCCGAAGTCGCCGAGTGGCTTGAAACCCTCGCCAAAGCCGAAAAATCCCACGCTGGTCGCTTCACTAAAGGTCTTGCAAACCTCGGTGTCGATTAA
- a CDS encoding DUF4395 domain-containing protein produces MAYTSKSITNDIRDIPQPVVTLNRATIVTGIVVGVAFQQPLFTTALFLILLFAVLFGPSTSVIYQVGIRVFAKQIPDAPREDRRLMRFNNSIAVILLGSAQVAFLTGNTIVGWVFALMVAVAATVALLGFCVGCFLYFQFKINRYKLFGR; encoded by the coding sequence ATGGCATATACTAGCAAAAGCATCACAAATGATATAAGAGATATTCCACAGCCCGTTGTTACGCTTAATCGCGCCACTATTGTAACCGGCATTGTAGTGGGTGTGGCGTTTCAGCAGCCCTTGTTCACCACTGCTTTGTTTTTAATCCTGCTTTTTGCCGTGCTATTCGGCCCTTCTACCAGCGTGATTTATCAAGTTGGGATAAGAGTGTTCGCCAAGCAAATTCCCGATGCTCCCAGAGAAGACCGTCGTTTGATGCGCTTTAACAATAGCATCGCGGTTATTCTATTAGGGTCGGCACAGGTCGCCTTTCTAACGGGCAATACAATTGTAGGATGGGTTTTTGCATTAATGGTAGCGGTAGCAGCAACGGTAGCCTTGTTGGGCTTTTGTGTCGGCTGCTTCCTGTATTTCCAGTTTAAGATAAACAGGTATAAGCTTTTCGGACGCTAG
- a CDS encoding zinc-binding dehydrogenase, whose amino-acid sequence MIIRTAQAIVVSSPNRMTFSDVRLRELAPEEVLIRTLYTSISAGTERLLMAGQLVEMANLPFPCIPGYETVGEIVEVGAAVSPNYVGELAFVGGSYGYEGVTPAWGGQASYITTHYSKAYLLNGLDPVAAVAIAPAATAWHGVELIDIKPGELVLVMGQGPIGQLAAQAAKLKGAELIVCDTVQDRLDKAIVGDIKVNITTTSLKSQLPAKVDVMIDATGKMEVIGTNVTAMRDRGRVLLLGFYRRIDLDFAWPFLKELSFHTSREWAVEDVPAVMNAMHLNKIQTGYLFTHRYPVTEYQEAYASALHNPYCLKALINWQ is encoded by the coding sequence ATGATAATTCGCACAGCGCAAGCTATTGTAGTATCCTCTCCAAACCGAATGACCTTCTCTGACGTTCGTTTACGCGAATTAGCGCCAGAGGAGGTGCTGATACGTACTCTCTACACCTCAATTTCGGCTGGCACTGAACGACTTTTGATGGCGGGACAATTGGTAGAGATGGCTAATTTGCCATTTCCCTGCATACCCGGCTATGAAACAGTAGGCGAAATCGTGGAAGTTGGAGCAGCAGTTTCGCCTAATTATGTCGGCGAGTTGGCATTTGTAGGTGGCAGTTACGGCTATGAAGGGGTAACACCCGCATGGGGTGGTCAAGCCAGTTATATTACTACCCACTACAGCAAGGCATATCTGCTCAACGGACTTGACCCGGTTGCGGCGGTGGCAATTGCACCGGCGGCTACCGCTTGGCATGGCGTGGAGTTGATTGACATCAAACCGGGCGAACTAGTGCTGGTAATGGGTCAAGGTCCAATCGGGCAATTGGCTGCTCAAGCTGCCAAACTCAAAGGGGCGGAACTGATTGTGTGCGACACAGTTCAAGATCGGCTGGATAAGGCTATAGTAGGTGATATTAAAGTCAATATTACTACCACCTCCCTGAAATCCCAACTCCCTGCTAAGGTGGACGTGATGATTGACGCTACCGGCAAAATGGAAGTTATCGGCACAAATGTCACTGCAATGCGTGATCGCGGCAGGGTCTTGTTGTTAGGTTTTTACCGTCGTATCGACCTTGATTTCGCTTGGCCCTTCCTCAAAGAATTATCGTTCCACACCAGCCGCGAATGGGCGGTGGAAGATGTTCCCGCAGTGATGAACGCGATGCATCTTAATAAAATCCAGACGGGTTATTTGTTTACACATCGCTACCCGGTAACTGAATATCAGGAAGCCTATGCCTCCGCCTTGCATAATCCTTATTGCCTAAAAGCGTTGATTAATTGGCAATAG
- a CDS encoding protein kinase domain-containing protein → MSTGDLKQLGQYEIRGLLGRGSVAKVYRGFQQSLNREVAIKVISSQFVKDQNTLERFKRETQAIKNLRHPNILTIYEFGQEGNSPYLVTELINGRTLREYLGEPQDLRFTSKVLNQLASALDFAHSSGIIHRDVKPTNVLMDARDRVVLSDFGITRILQPEGAVITAAGKGLGTPEYMCPEQGINEPLDGRSDQYSLGIIIYEMLTGTTPFHSDTPLAVLMSHAYKPLTDPLLINPKLPPQVAEVVKKALAKIPAERFRTCSDFAKAFEQAISPLFPPEKTLPNTQPLIPSQMGIETIAISPLERPPTIPPTTSGNNRGVTPQPPVKASTPIPKPNTPIPPGNFPLIPPPPATIAANYQPPKDKKSRTGLIIAGVVAIVLIAAVIIGIIVLTGGSNSGATTQSVITNTVTATTPVTTAKATTTSAATATTTVVNTLPPTTTLPPTTTTVATTATTTAAPTPTLSDADVQLSDTLKKVIGGLPPTAAVIVIPTATLKIEQNATKQTPAGSIIMLWIAATLFDEEAAGRINLAETFTIKASDQIEGTGILKQAQNVGKTLPYSEILDDMLIYSDNTAANIILNHLGGFQKITDYLKSNNYTQTNIKAKPGTAAEKDNVTSAIDLALFLDNLLKKKVVNSTSSDKMLASLKSRRAFEGNDTNFFGRLLPDNLEYGHISGILPNVRNDIGFYTGKNRSVIVIILLSDIINEADSETAIGNVLDQIFKAVP, encoded by the coding sequence GTGTCAACCGGCGATTTAAAGCAATTAGGGCAATATGAAATCAGAGGATTGCTAGGACGTGGCAGTGTCGCTAAAGTTTATCGAGGCTTCCAGCAAAGCCTAAACCGAGAAGTAGCTATAAAAGTTATTTCCAGCCAATTTGTAAAAGACCAAAACACTTTGGAACGTTTCAAGCGAGAGACTCAAGCCATCAAGAACCTTCGCCATCCCAATATCCTAACGATTTATGAGTTTGGTCAGGAAGGAAATAGTCCTTACCTTGTCACCGAGTTAATCAACGGGCGAACTCTTAGGGAGTATCTGGGAGAACCGCAAGATTTGCGTTTTACTTCGAAAGTGCTAAACCAATTAGCCAGCGCGCTTGATTTTGCTCATAGCAGCGGAATTATTCATCGGGATGTAAAGCCCACAAATGTATTAATGGATGCTCGCGACCGGGTAGTTTTGAGCGATTTTGGAATTACCAGAATCTTGCAGCCGGAAGGAGCAGTAATTACAGCCGCCGGGAAGGGGCTTGGTACGCCCGAATATATGTGCCCTGAACAGGGCATAAATGAACCGCTAGACGGGCGCTCTGACCAATATTCGCTAGGTATTATCATTTACGAAATGCTGACCGGCACAACCCCTTTCCACAGCGATACACCGCTGGCAGTATTGATGAGTCATGCCTACAAACCCTTGACCGATCCGCTTTTAATCAATCCCAAACTGCCGCCGCAAGTCGCAGAAGTAGTCAAAAAAGCCTTAGCTAAAATACCCGCCGAACGATTTCGCACCTGTAGCGATTTCGCCAAAGCGTTTGAGCAGGCAATCAGTCCACTGTTCCCGCCCGAAAAGACTTTGCCGAATACCCAACCGTTGATACCTAGTCAGATGGGTATTGAAACGATTGCTATTTCACCGTTGGAGCGTCCACCTACTATACCGCCAACCACAAGCGGTAATAACAGAGGAGTCACGCCCCAACCGCCTGTCAAGGCTTCCACGCCGATTCCAAAGCCTAACACGCCGATTCCACCCGGCAATTTCCCGCTAATACCACCGCCGCCTGCCACAATAGCAGCAAATTACCAACCCCCGAAGGATAAGAAGAGTCGCACCGGACTAATTATCGCAGGTGTAGTGGCGATTGTGCTAATAGCCGCAGTAATAATCGGAATCATTGTACTCACAGGTGGTAGCAATTCCGGCGCAACCACTCAAAGTGTAATTACAAACACGGTCACTGCTACCACGCCAGTCACTACTGCCAAAGCCACTACTACAAGTGCCGCTACCGCTACAACTACGGTAGTTAATACCCTACCACCCACTACCACGCTACCACCAACCACCACCACTGTAGCCACAACCGCTACAACTACAGCAGCGCCTACCCCTACTCTTTCCGATGCCGATGTGCAACTATCCGACACTTTGAAAAAGGTAATAGGTGGGTTACCCCCTACTGCCGCTGTTATTGTTATTCCTACCGCTACCCTGAAAATAGAGCAGAACGCCACTAAGCAAACTCCGGCGGGTAGCATAATTATGCTATGGATAGCCGCTACCCTCTTTGATGAAGAAGCTGCCGGGAGAATTAATCTAGCTGAGACTTTTACAATTAAAGCCTCTGATCAAATAGAGGGAACGGGAATACTAAAACAAGCGCAAAATGTAGGGAAAACACTGCCTTACTCGGAAATTCTGGATGATATGTTGATTTACAGCGATAATACCGCTGCCAACATAATCCTGAATCACTTGGGGGGTTTTCAGAAAATTACAGATTACCTTAAAAGTAATAACTACACCCAGACTAATATTAAAGCTAAACCCGGAACAGCCGCAGAAAAAGATAATGTAACCAGCGCGATTGATTTAGCGCTCTTTCTAGATAACCTACTAAAAAAGAAAGTGGTTAATAGCACTAGCTCCGATAAAATGCTGGCTTCACTTAAGAGCCGCCGCGCTTTTGAGGGGAACGATACCAATTTCTTCGGACGCTTATTGCCCGATAACCTTGAATATGGTCATATCAGCGGTATTCTGCCAAATGTCAGGAATGATATAGGTTTTTATACTGGCAAAAACAGGTCGGTTATTGTGATAATTTTGTTATCAGATATTATCAATGAAGCTGACAGCGAAACAGCCATAGGTAATGTATTGGATCAGATTTTCAAAGCAGTACCTTAA
- a CDS encoding DUF3501 family protein encodes MRALELTDVKDIAAYEKVRDEFRRRIIELKKLRRIGVGDIITLVFENRDTLLFQVQEMMRAERIVHDHQIQEELDTYNPLLPGQLELSATLFIEIDNPQELRRRLSTLLGIEEHLALVIGENRVPARFEEGRSTAERLSTVHYVRFQLTLPQVAQLKDPIVEVALEFDHPNYRERAVIPIPMRLELAKDPE; translated from the coding sequence ATGAGGGCGCTGGAATTAACGGATGTGAAAGATATTGCCGCCTACGAAAAGGTGCGCGACGAGTTCCGCCGCCGTATCATCGAGCTAAAGAAGCTGCGCCGAATTGGCGTAGGCGATATTATCACGCTGGTCTTTGAAAATCGCGATACTCTGCTATTTCAGGTACAGGAGATGATGCGGGCTGAGCGAATCGTACACGATCACCAGATACAGGAAGAACTGGACACCTATAATCCGTTGTTGCCCGGTCAATTGGAGTTGAGCGCCACGCTATTCATCGAAATTGACAATCCGCAAGAGTTGCGCCGTCGTCTTAGCACGCTGTTAGGCATAGAGGAGCATCTAGCGCTGGTAATCGGTGAGAATCGAGTACCTGCTCGCTTTGAGGAAGGGCGCAGTACCGCCGAGAGACTTAGCACCGTACATTACGTGCGGTTCCAACTTACGCTCCCACAGGTGGCGCAACTTAAAGACCCGATCGTAGAAGTGGCACTGGAGTTTGACCACCCGAACTACCGTGAGCGGGCGGTAATCCCCATACCGATGCGGCTTGAGTTAGCCAAAGACCCCGAGTAG
- a CDS encoding anaerobic glycerol-3-phosphate dehydrogenase subunit C, which yields MEGFESTGESEQALGALNSSVVNYKDPKFWDRKNLRRELIRQFDICHGCRMCVNYCPSFPTLFKFIDKYDGDAHQMTRQETDRVVDLCFNCKLCFVKCPYTPPHEFMIDLPKLVQRDRAQRAKKKKLTLTEKILSNPELLGKVSSLIAPVANFANTNMLGRIVVEATAGIDHRAILPAFQRETFMKWWKKRLAQKKTSGQTATNGKVALFHTCMVNYQTPEIGKDLVAVLEKNNVEVVVPEGQRCCGMPSLDAGDVDEARRMMQHNVNLLDKYVEQGYDVLVPEPTCGMMLRKEYKDQIPGAKTDNVASHTFDALEYLFKMKRAGKLNTDFKNAPGKLVYHMPCHLKYQAIGKRSFDLLKSIPGTDITFIDKGCSGHSGSWGMRKEYYEAGMKVGSGLFEEVKKREEARVVTDCQLAGLQIQQGTGRPASHPIEIVAEAYGLKEKK from the coding sequence ATGGAAGGCTTTGAAAGCACAGGCGAATCTGAGCAAGCGTTAGGGGCATTAAACTCAAGCGTTGTCAATTACAAAGATCCGAAATTCTGGGATCGCAAGAATCTCCGGCGAGAATTGATTCGTCAGTTTGACATTTGTCACGGCTGCCGCATGTGTGTCAACTACTGTCCTAGCTTCCCCACGCTCTTTAAATTTATTGATAAATATGATGGTGACGCACACCAAATGACACGGCAGGAAACAGACCGGGTAGTGGACTTGTGCTTTAACTGCAAGCTGTGCTTTGTAAAATGCCCCTACACCCCACCTCATGAATTTATGATTGATCTGCCAAAACTGGTGCAGCGCGACCGTGCGCAGCGGGCTAAAAAGAAGAAATTAACGCTAACCGAAAAAATACTGAGCAACCCTGAGTTATTGGGTAAGGTAAGCTCATTGATTGCCCCGGTTGCCAATTTTGCCAATACTAACATGTTAGGGCGTATTGTGGTTGAAGCTACTGCCGGTATAGATCATCGTGCCATTCTGCCAGCATTCCAACGCGAGACTTTTATGAAATGGTGGAAGAAGCGATTGGCTCAGAAGAAAACATCCGGGCAAACTGCTACCAACGGTAAAGTTGCATTGTTTCACACCTGTATGGTTAATTACCAAACGCCAGAAATAGGTAAGGATTTGGTGGCAGTGCTGGAGAAAAACAATGTCGAGGTAGTAGTGCCCGAAGGACAACGGTGCTGTGGCATGCCTTCGCTTGATGCCGGAGACGTGGATGAGGCGCGCCGGATGATGCAGCATAACGTTAACCTACTGGATAAATACGTAGAGCAAGGTTACGATGTACTTGTACCTGAGCCAACCTGCGGCATGATGTTGCGCAAGGAATACAAAGATCAGATACCGGGTGCGAAAACCGACAACGTAGCCTCGCATACTTTCGATGCACTGGAATACCTGTTCAAGATGAAACGCGCCGGTAAGCTCAATACCGACTTCAAAAACGCGCCGGGCAAGTTAGTGTACCATATGCCCTGCCATCTCAAGTATCAGGCAATCGGGAAGCGTTCTTTCGACTTGCTCAAGAGCATTCCTGGCACCGACATCACCTTCATAGATAAGGGCTGTAGCGGGCATAGCGGAAGTTGGGGCATGCGCAAAGAATATTATGAGGCAGGAATGAAGGTCGGCAGCGGGTTATTTGAGGAAGTTAAAAAACGTGAAGAGGCACGGGTAGTGACCGATTGCCAGTTAGCCGGTTTACAAATCCAGCAAGGCACCGGCAGACCTGCCTCGCACCCGATTGAAATTGTAGCGGAAGCCTACGGTCTGAAAGAAAAGAAGTAA
- a CDS encoding sialidase family protein, with translation MAKSKSIYVGMLAATWFSLFWWVGIPVQAAEVPAGWRDTGIVLPARFANGLICFDGNRPGLIWSSNNEARKGEIGTTLLDLNTGQLTGTMTTYNLCNQSNGLFYTLQGSNPSTATLFDKNGGTGRSLAHPVTHFAVDGTLQSYSLEYVELRVPAYNVAQFSTKIFASPDGGLSWEQRGQPLGSKIVDLVVSPTDGRAIYALVLDTMANGGSIYNLYFSPDAGLNWEKRGNLSGGGCYTDRLTGHGWLTDFKSHDMSVNTIGFGYSNMCGGSGSATYFSISTDGGRNFTPYGNISEIQRQDAVLTNSGLVRLTMQYQKENKDRAKLALSQDRGNSWQSLTLPYSWEWLNNGKYTQPFLRTIPDAPFNLLLSNNDGSGDLWRTQDGGKNWEKLGANMPLILITPYSPHKLVAIKDNRVYTMDLSIADKTQVLPVSVNNAPGGDFFVETQHNLSGMFQKYFYANGGIAQFGFPKTEPFPEVNPSDGQIYIVQYFERNRFEYHPENKGTPYEVQLGLLGVQMSADKRAVGHGAFNRFENQNYPHASYFPETGHNLRNTFKVYWDAKGGLSIYGYPISEEFYEVNPDDGKTYVVQYFERARLEWHPENYDARFGVLLGLLGNALLREKGWLS, from the coding sequence ATGGCAAAAAGCAAGAGTATTTATGTAGGGATGCTGGCGGCGACATGGTTTTCCTTGTTCTGGTGGGTGGGTATCCCGGTGCAAGCGGCGGAAGTCCCGGCGGGTTGGCGCGATACCGGCATAGTTTTACCGGCACGTTTCGCTAATGGTCTGATCTGTTTCGATGGCAATCGCCCTGGCTTGATCTGGTCGAGTAACAACGAAGCGCGTAAGGGCGAAATCGGCACAACCCTGCTTGACCTGAATACAGGTCAGCTTACCGGGACAATGACCACCTATAACCTCTGTAACCAATCTAACGGCTTATTCTATACCCTTCAAGGCTCTAATCCCTCTACTGCTACTCTTTTCGATAAAAACGGAGGAACGGGTCGTTCGCTTGCACATCCCGTCACCCATTTTGCGGTGGACGGTACGCTCCAAAGTTACTCCCTCGAATATGTTGAACTGCGTGTGCCTGCCTATAATGTGGCACAATTTTCCACTAAGATTTTCGCCAGCCCCGATGGTGGTTTAAGCTGGGAACAGCGCGGGCAACCGCTCGGCTCGAAAATCGTCGATCTGGTGGTGTCCCCCACCGATGGGAGAGCAATATATGCGCTGGTGTTGGATACAATGGCAAATGGCGGTTCCATCTATAATCTTTATTTCTCACCGGACGCTGGTTTGAATTGGGAGAAGCGCGGCAACCTCAGCGGCGGTGGTTGCTATACTGATAGACTGACCGGGCATGGCTGGCTCACCGATTTTAAGAGTCATGACATGTCTGTAAACACTATAGGCTTCGGTTACAGCAATATGTGTGGCGGTTCGGGCAGCGCTACCTATTTTTCCATCTCAACCGATGGTGGTCGTAACTTTACTCCTTACGGGAATATCTCAGAAATCCAGCGCCAAGATGCCGTGTTGACAAACTCTGGGCTGGTGCGCCTGACTATGCAATACCAAAAAGAGAATAAAGATCGCGCCAAACTTGCGCTTTCGCAGGATCGCGGTAATAGCTGGCAGTCCCTCACCCTACCCTATAGCTGGGAATGGCTGAATAATGGGAAATATACCCAACCGTTTTTGCGTACTATCCCCGATGCGCCCTTCAATTTGCTGCTCAGCAACAATGATGGCTCAGGCGATTTGTGGCGTACGCAGGATGGCGGCAAAAATTGGGAGAAGCTAGGCGCAAATATGCCGCTGATTCTTATTACACCCTACTCGCCACACAAATTGGTGGCAATCAAGGACAATCGGGTTTATACGATGGATTTGTCCATTGCTGACAAGACGCAGGTGCTTCCGGTATCGGTAAACAACGCGCCGGGTGGCGATTTCTTCGTAGAGACACAGCACAACCTGAGCGGTATGTTCCAGAAATATTTCTATGCAAACGGAGGGATTGCCCAATTCGGCTTTCCCAAAACTGAGCCGTTCCCCGAGGTGAACCCTAGCGATGGGCAGATTTACATCGTCCAATATTTCGAGCGCAACCGCTTTGAATACCATCCTGAAAACAAAGGCACGCCTTACGAGGTTCAATTGGGCTTGCTAGGTGTGCAGATGAGCGCAGATAAACGAGCGGTTGGGCATGGCGCATTCAATCGCTTCGAGAATCAGAACTATCCGCATGCGAGTTATTTCCCCGAAACCGGACACAACCTACGTAATACTTTTAAGGTGTATTGGGATGCTAAAGGCGGTCTTTCGATCTACGGCTATCCCATCAGTGAGGAATTTTATGAGGTGAACCCAGATGACGGCAAAACCTACGTAGTGCAATATTTCGAGCGTGCGCGGTTGGAATGGCATCCCGAAAACTATGATGCTCGCTTTGGGGTATTACTTGGCTTGCTCGGCAATGCGCTGTTGCGAGAAAAAGGTTGGCTGAGCTAG
- a CDS encoding ArsA family ATPase: MRIIVYTGKGGVGKTSIAAATAHRCADLGYRTIVMSTDAAHSLADSLDKPLGPDPVQVRDNLWAQEVNALHEMERNWGIIRDFLVEVLAWQGHNDIATEEMAVIPGTEELFSLIQIKRHHDSGNYDVIIVDAAPTGETLRLLSLPDALHWWLEKIFPTLRSVMKLARPLLSKVTNLPLANDDVFSSLEDILERLKKVRDIISDPNISSARIVVNLERMVIREAQRSLTYLNLFGYNVDAVMINRVLTPEMIERSPARAHVAEMQDKYRKEVNDSFAPLPLFPAPQFEHEIVGEQMLRQLGIELFGEKGDPTLFYFKGQAQQITKEGDNYNMRLKLPFATEDDVKLMQTGDDLVIEVGWYRRTIVLPTALARCTAVDATFNGDTLDVIFAAPKPVFDTSKAQPAGNVRK, from the coding sequence TTGAGAATCATCGTTTACACCGGCAAAGGCGGCGTAGGTAAGACAAGTATTGCCGCCGCTACTGCTCATCGTTGCGCCGATCTTGGTTATCGCACTATTGTGATGAGTACAGATGCCGCCCATAGCCTTGCCGATTCCCTAGACAAACCGCTTGGTCCAGACCCTGTACAAGTAAGAGATAATCTGTGGGCACAGGAAGTTAACGCTCTCCACGAGATGGAACGCAACTGGGGCATTATTCGGGATTTCTTGGTGGAAGTGTTGGCATGGCAAGGGCATAATGATATTGCTACTGAGGAAATGGCGGTTATCCCCGGCACCGAAGAGCTTTTTAGCCTGATTCAAATTAAACGTCACCATGATAGCGGTAATTATGATGTAATAATCGTTGATGCCGCTCCTACCGGAGAAACTCTGCGTTTGCTAAGCCTGCCCGATGCGCTACATTGGTGGCTTGAAAAAATCTTCCCGACTCTGCGTAGCGTTATGAAATTGGCACGTCCCCTTCTTAGTAAAGTTACTAATTTACCTCTCGCCAATGATGACGTGTTCAGTAGCCTCGAAGACATCCTAGAACGCTTGAAAAAGGTGCGTGATATTATCAGTGACCCTAATATCAGCTCAGCTCGTATCGTGGTCAACCTTGAGCGAATGGTTATTCGCGAGGCGCAACGCAGTCTTACCTACCTGAACCTGTTCGGTTACAACGTGGATGCGGTGATGATTAATCGGGTGCTAACCCCCGAAATGATTGAACGTTCGCCCGCTCGCGCCCATGTCGCGGAAATGCAGGATAAATATCGTAAAGAGGTTAATGACTCCTTTGCGCCCCTGCCACTATTTCCCGCTCCTCAGTTTGAACATGAAATAGTGGGTGAGCAAATGCTTCGCCAACTGGGTATAGAGTTGTTCGGCGAGAAGGGTGACCCTACTCTCTTTTATTTCAAGGGTCAAGCGCAGCAAATCACTAAAGAAGGTGATAACTACAACATGCGCCTGAAACTGCCTTTTGCTACTGAGGATGATGTTAAGTTGATGCAGACCGGCGATGACCTTGTAATTGAGGTGGGCTGGTATAGGCGCACTATTGTGTTGCCAACGGCACTGGCACGTTGCACGGCGGTAGACGCTACTTTTAACGGCGATACTTTGGATGTTATATTTGCCGCACCCAAGCCCGTATTTGATACATCCAAAGCGCAACCTGCTGGTAACGTTCGTAAATAG
- a CDS encoding lycopene cyclase family protein, producing MAEGYFEADSTKKYDYIIIGGGIAGLSLLYRLANSPLSDRSVLVVEQRLKNRNDRTLSFWTDRPTPFDEIVYHSWKKIRFASEDFEKDIDLGDLTYKTIRGIDFYRFMWDKLSGLPNVHLAQGRVERVESGIYGAYVYIEGQRFYGQWVFDSRFRPADLKHKPEFGNQVLRQYFKGWIIETSTDTFNPDSATLFDFRIPQSGDMRFFYLLPFSPRSALIEYVGLRHTEYDGIMHSYVKDVLKIPDYKVETLEGGALVLSDRHFKRRRGRFVMSIGTAGGMVKPSSGYAFTRIQNDTEAIVASLLKYNHPFKVPRPKPFYYVLDSLMLEAMNRFTGKMKGVFTGMFKYNQARSVFRFLDERASFWEVTKMVVSIPSKHLFLWVVLTDEKKESKAAEKA from the coding sequence ATGGCTGAAGGGTATTTTGAAGCAGATAGTACGAAAAAGTATGACTATATTATTATTGGCGGTGGTATAGCCGGATTATCCCTGCTATATCGCTTGGCAAACAGCCCCCTTTCTGATCGCTCAGTGTTGGTAGTTGAGCAGCGCCTGAAAAACCGGAACGATCGCACTTTAAGTTTTTGGACTGACCGCCCCACCCCTTTTGATGAGATTGTGTATCACTCTTGGAAAAAAATAAGATTTGCCAGCGAGGATTTTGAGAAAGATATTGATTTGGGTGATTTGACCTACAAGACTATCAGGGGTATAGATTTTTACCGCTTCATGTGGGATAAGCTCTCCGGTTTACCCAATGTGCATTTGGCGCAGGGTAGGGTTGAGCGGGTTGAAAGCGGCATATACGGCGCATATGTATATATTGAAGGGCAAAGATTCTACGGGCAATGGGTTTTCGATAGTCGCTTTAGACCGGCGGACTTGAAACATAAACCGGAATTTGGCAACCAAGTTCTAAGGCAATATTTCAAAGGCTGGATCATTGAGACTTCCACTGACACTTTCAATCCCGATAGCGCCACGCTCTTTGATTTCCGAATCCCTCAATCGGGCGATATGCGTTTTTTCTATCTATTACCCTTTTCGCCACGAAGCGCCTTGATTGAATATGTAGGTTTAAGGCATACCGAGTATGATGGGATAATGCATTCCTATGTGAAAGATGTTCTGAAAATACCGGATTACAAGGTGGAAACGTTGGAGGGCGGCGCCCTTGTGCTGTCTGATCGCCATTTCAAGCGGCGGCGTGGGCGTTTTGTGATGTCTATCGGTACGGCAGGGGGGATGGTCAAACCTTCCTCCGGCTATGCTTTTACCCGGATTCAAAATGATACGGAGGCAATTGTCGCCTCGCTCTTGAAATACAACCATCCATTTAAAGTGCCTCGTCCTAAGCCCTTCTACTATGTGCTGGATTCGTTGATGCTGGAAGCAATGAACCGCTTTACCGGAAAGATGAAGGGAGTCTTTACCGGGATGTTCAAGTATAATCAAGCTCGCAGCGTGTTTCGCTTTTTGGATGAACG